One genomic segment of Trichoplusia ni isolate ovarian cell line Hi5 chromosome 5, tn1, whole genome shotgun sequence includes these proteins:
- the LOC113493771 gene encoding uncharacterized protein LOC113493771 — MNSLHNTIKQFRLLNISTALKTISECKPVVPNVVKVRNDLISNPKVLSFAPRSIGVEIIDKSRENSIKQDPIPYIPIVNPRSILPLLDEQWRKDEIGLPSIRNEEIQAARLIVIRRKKMKKHQRRKLWKKMRYTWARIKQHRRQTKEKTFQNSLLAMVKQANEFSAEQYVNEKIQKANHTPLPTRWRHKRLPEFIIRQLLGIDKKINYKHTDVYKA, encoded by the exons ATGAACTCTCTTCACAACACAATTAAAC AATTTCGCCTTCTCAACATCAGCACAGCGTTAAAAACTATATCGGAATGTAAACCGGTGGTGCCTAATGTTGTAAAAGTTAGGAACGACCTGATTTCTAATCCGAAAGTTCTATCTTTCGCTCCAAGGAGTATTGGAGTAGAAATAATTGATAAGTCTAGAGAGAACAGTATAAAACAGGATCCAATTCCTTACATACCCATCGTGAACCCTCGTTCCATCCTGCCGTTGCTAGATGAACAATGGAGGAAGGATGAAATTGGTCTGCCGTCTATAAGGAATGAAGAGATACAGGCTGCAAGGTTGATTGTCATTAGAAGGAAGAAGATGAAGAAGCATCAAAGAAGGAAGCTCTGGAAGAAAATGAGATATACTTGGGCTAGG ATCAAGCAACACCGTCGTCAAACCAAAGAGAAGACCTTCCAGAACTCCCTTTTGGCTATGGTGAAGCAAGCCAACGAGTTCTCCGCAGAACAGTATGTTAATGAGAAGATTCAGAAAGCCAACCACACCCCGCTACCGACCCGCTGGAGACACAAACGCTTGCCCGAGTTCATCATTAGACAACTGCTTGGAATTGATAAGAAGATTAACTATAAACATACTGATGTGTATAAAGCATAG
- the LOC113493768 gene encoding cytochrome b-c1 complex subunit 2, mitochondrial-like isoform X1, which translates to MNKLYRIPIRKFSVHQCDWTRCWPKPDYGPVEVQRSVLLNGIKVAASKPLGAQIGCCTIMYQSGSRYECDDSLGATHFIRAASSASSCAYSGFHKMRFLPQHGASITCTSNRQSIAYTLLCQPSIYSEMKCYLLDTVLRCYFKQWEIDDLKPLIRDDLHRITPEMRVIDLAQKACWGGSLANSMFCENSRIDGMTGEVLDNFANFNYKTDHCTVASVGVPFEETLKMAEAIEPRREKPGPRVLVPSRPRRGFEFYDLGPDSETWICVVVPGCGSSDIKNLIMHAIVASACGTENIQDGLHCLDRTPQQPLGLMSGTDIYTEYKAFNLSYQDTGVFGIVARTRACTAWKVAVAASEFLTNVGDLNFKQIDVGKKRLKVRLALNDDNCVTLTEGLALQLANGVQIDSAKNSIAMVDQMSNDEISCVAQGLSKKYKDMAYAVVGDITKVPHNKELICGF; encoded by the exons atgaataaactgTACAGGATTCCAATTCGAAAGTTTTCGGTGCATCAGTGTGACTGGACCCGATGCTGGCCGAAGCCAGATTATGGGCCTGTCGAAGTCCAACGCTCAGTCCTTTTAAATGGTATAAAGGTAGCAGCTTCAAAACCGCTGGGTGCCCAAATCGGATGTTGCACTATAATGTATCAG TCTGGTTCTCGCTACGAGTGTGATGACTCCCTGGGAGCGACCCACTTCATCCGCGCTGCGTCCTCGGCATCCAGCTGCGCCTACTCTGGCTTCCACAAGATGCGGTTCCTGCCGCAGCATGGCGCCTCCATAACCTGCACTAGCAATAGGCAGTCCATTGCCTACACACTGCTTTGTCAACCCAGTATTTACTCAGAAATGAAGTGCTATTTATTAGACACGGTTCTCAG ATGCTACTTCAAACAATGGGAGATCGATGATTTGAAGCCGCTGATACGCGATGACCTACACCGCATCACCCCGGAGATGCGTGTCATAGACTTAGCACAGAAAGCCTGTTGGGGAGGTTCCCTTGCCAATTCCATGTTCTGTGAGAATTCCAGGATAGATGGCATGACAGGAGAAGTACTGGACAATTTTGCGAACTTCAATTATAAAACGGATCATTGCACTGTGGCAAGTGTAGGCGTTCCTTTTGAAGAGACCTTGAAAATGGCTGAAGCGATAGAGCCACGACGC GAGAAGCCAGGACCGAGGGTACTGGTGCCGTCTCGACCACGACGAGGTTTCGAGTTTTATGATTTAGGACCTGACAGCGAGACATGGATATGTGTTGTTGTGCCTGGATGTGGGTCATCTGACATAAA GAATTTGATAATGCATGCTATTGTGGCATCAGCCTGCGGCACAGAGAACATCCAGGACGGCCTGCACTGTCTGGACAGGACTCCTCAACAACCGCTCGGTCTCATGTCCGGTACCGACATCTACACTGAGTACAAAGCTTTCAATCTGTCCTACCAAGATACCGGAGTTTTTg GAATTGTAGCCAGGACTCGTGCTTGCACGGCGTGGAAAGTGGCTGTAGCAGCGTCTGAATTCCTCACCAACGTTGGAGATCTCAATTTCAAACAAATCGATGTCGGCAAAAAGAGACTTA aagTACGGTTAGCTCTCAATGATGACAACTGCGTCACGTTAACAGAGGGATTGGCCCTTCAGTTGGCCAACGGTGTTCAAATAGACAGCGCAAAGAATTCCATAGCGATGGTCGACCAAATGAGCAATGACGAGATATCATGCGTTGCTCAGGGTTTGTCCAAAAAGT ataaagaTATGGCGTATGCTGTAGTAGGTGACATAACAAAAGTACCCCATAACAAAGAACTTATTTGTGGATTTTAA
- the LOC113493768 gene encoding cytochrome b-c1 complex subunit 2, mitochondrial-like isoform X2 has translation MNKLYRIPIRKFSVHQCDWTRCWPKPDYGPVEVQRSVLLNGIKVAASKPLGAQIGCCTIMYQSGSRYECDDSLGATHFIRAASSASSCAYSGFHKMRFLPQHGASITCTSNRQSIAYTLLCQPSIYSEMKCYLLDTVLRCYFKQWEIDDLKPLIRDDLHRITPEMRVIDLAQKACWGGSLANSMFCENSRIDGMTGEVLDNFANFNYKTDHCTVASVGVPFEETLKMAEAIEPRREKPGPRVLVPSRPRRGFEFYDLGPDSETWICVVVPGCGSSDIKNLIMHAIVASACGTENIQDGLHCLDRTPQQPLGLMSGIVARTRACTAWKVAVAASEFLTNVGDLNFKQIDVGKKRLKVRLALNDDNCVTLTEGLALQLANGVQIDSAKNSIAMVDQMSNDEISCVAQGLSKKYKDMAYAVVGDITKVPHNKELICGF, from the exons atgaataaactgTACAGGATTCCAATTCGAAAGTTTTCGGTGCATCAGTGTGACTGGACCCGATGCTGGCCGAAGCCAGATTATGGGCCTGTCGAAGTCCAACGCTCAGTCCTTTTAAATGGTATAAAGGTAGCAGCTTCAAAACCGCTGGGTGCCCAAATCGGATGTTGCACTATAATGTATCAG TCTGGTTCTCGCTACGAGTGTGATGACTCCCTGGGAGCGACCCACTTCATCCGCGCTGCGTCCTCGGCATCCAGCTGCGCCTACTCTGGCTTCCACAAGATGCGGTTCCTGCCGCAGCATGGCGCCTCCATAACCTGCACTAGCAATAGGCAGTCCATTGCCTACACACTGCTTTGTCAACCCAGTATTTACTCAGAAATGAAGTGCTATTTATTAGACACGGTTCTCAG ATGCTACTTCAAACAATGGGAGATCGATGATTTGAAGCCGCTGATACGCGATGACCTACACCGCATCACCCCGGAGATGCGTGTCATAGACTTAGCACAGAAAGCCTGTTGGGGAGGTTCCCTTGCCAATTCCATGTTCTGTGAGAATTCCAGGATAGATGGCATGACAGGAGAAGTACTGGACAATTTTGCGAACTTCAATTATAAAACGGATCATTGCACTGTGGCAAGTGTAGGCGTTCCTTTTGAAGAGACCTTGAAAATGGCTGAAGCGATAGAGCCACGACGC GAGAAGCCAGGACCGAGGGTACTGGTGCCGTCTCGACCACGACGAGGTTTCGAGTTTTATGATTTAGGACCTGACAGCGAGACATGGATATGTGTTGTTGTGCCTGGATGTGGGTCATCTGACATAAA GAATTTGATAATGCATGCTATTGTGGCATCAGCCTGCGGCACAGAGAACATCCAGGACGGCCTGCACTGTCTGGACAGGACTCCTCAACAACCGCTCGGTCTCATGTCCG GAATTGTAGCCAGGACTCGTGCTTGCACGGCGTGGAAAGTGGCTGTAGCAGCGTCTGAATTCCTCACCAACGTTGGAGATCTCAATTTCAAACAAATCGATGTCGGCAAAAAGAGACTTA aagTACGGTTAGCTCTCAATGATGACAACTGCGTCACGTTAACAGAGGGATTGGCCCTTCAGTTGGCCAACGGTGTTCAAATAGACAGCGCAAAGAATTCCATAGCGATGGTCGACCAAATGAGCAATGACGAGATATCATGCGTTGCTCAGGGTTTGTCCAAAAAGT ataaagaTATGGCGTATGCTGTAGTAGGTGACATAACAAAAGTACCCCATAACAAAGAACTTATTTGTGGATTTTAA
- the LOC113493770 gene encoding uncharacterized protein LOC113493770, producing the protein MKDQFQIDPEYPKLLDNNDPLGQFRQRFFLKEDQIYMCGNSLGLATKDAEECVLEVMEKWKENGIKIWTVEDNKYYLYSRNLAELMAPIVGSDPDELAIFGGTTINIHQGISTFYKPTKDKYKILVDDINFPTDRYAVDSQVRLKGYEPEEAVKVVKSRGNFMEEDDIIDAMTEDVALIFLPNVYYRTAQVLDMEKITRAAKERGILIGWDLCHGIGAVEINLKKLDADFAIWCTYKYLNGGPGSSAAIYINRKHFKRLPGLTGWYGNKIETQFLLRQEFDHQQDANGWQIGTPNVLSMASLEGALRVINEAGVPNMRKKSLHITAYLMYLIENKLSNYGFTIGNLREDSRRGGHVCLEHDEGYRISIALKARGVAQDFREPNVIRLTPTALYTSYQEVYKIVDILLDIVKTESYKAVGNNRNYVV; encoded by the coding sequence ATGAAAGATCAATTTCAAATCGATCCCGAGTACCCAAAGTTACTTGACAATAATGACCCGCTGGGGCAGTTtagacaaagattttttttgaaggAAGATCAGATTTATATGTGTGGTAACTCCCTAGGACTTGCCACCAAAGATGCTGAAGAATGTGTTTTAGAAGTTATGGAAAAATGGAAGGAAAACGGAATTAAAATATGGACCGTCGAGGACAACAAATACTATCTATATTCTAGGAATTTGGCAGAACTAATGGCTCCTATCGTTGGATCGGATCCCGACGAGTTGGCGATCTTTGGCGGCACTACCATCAACATCCATCAAGGAATCAGCACGTTTTATAAACCAACCAAAGATAAGTACAAAATACTAGTGGATGATATTAATTTCCCGACGGACAGGTACGCTGTGGACAGTCAAGTTCGGTTAAAAGGCTATGAACCAGAAGAAGCAGTTAAAGTGGTCAAGAGTAGAGGTAACTTCATGGAAGAGGACGACATCATTGACGCTATGACAGAAGATGTAGCTTTAATATTCCTTCCGAATGTGTACTACAGAACTGCTCAAGTGTTAGACATGGAGAAAATAACCCGAGCCGCAAAAGAAAGGGGCATTCTTATTGGATGGGACCTTTGTCACGGAATTGGAGCAGTGGAAATTAATCTGAAGAAATTGGACGCAGATTTCGCGATATGGTGCACTTACAAGTACCTGAACGGCGGGCCTGGGTCATCAGCagctatttatataaatagaaaacatttcaaaagaTTGCCAGGATTAACCGGGTGGTACGGAAACAAGATAGAAACACAGTTTCTATTGCGGCAAGAATTTGATCATCAGCAGGATGCAAATGGTTGGCAGATTGGAACTCCCAACGTATTGTCTATGGCGTCACTAGAGGGAGCTTTAAGGGTAATCAATGAAGCTGGAGTACCaaatatgagaaaaaaatcTTTGCACATAACTGCGTATCTAATGTATctgattgaaaataaattatctaactACGGGTTCACTATTGGCAACCTGAGAGAGGACAGTAGGAGAGGCGGCCATGTTTGTCTGGAACATGATGAGGGTTACAGAATAAGTATTGCTCTCAAGGCTCGCGGTGTTGCACAAGACTTTAGGGAACCCAACGTGATTCGTTTGACGCCGACAGCCTTATATACCAGTTACCAGGAAGTTTACAAAATAGTGGACATATTATTGGACATCGTTAAAACTGAAAGCTATAAAGCTGTTGGCAATAATAGAAACTATGTTGTGTAA